From a single Collibacillus ludicampi genomic region:
- the nagA gene encoding N-acetylglucosamine-6-phosphate deacetylase, producing MKTVVSGILNDQRQQILIEDGIITKIGQLSATDLEGATRIETDGFLYPGFIDIHIHGGGGADTMDATEEAFRVIAKTHAAHGTTGLYLTTITESVDRTNRVMRALKPGFQSEGAQLLGFHLEGPFISPRKLGAHPIQHILEPSVVLLDEWIRLSQGQVKVMTIAPELPGTEALIRYAREKGIMVSMGHSAATYAEAQKGKEWGAQSITHLFNAMNSLHHREPGLLGMGLSDDQIYVELIADFMHVHPAVIRSMIRATGVDRLLLITDAIRATCMPDGEYELGGQMVQVREGKASLHDGTLAGSTLTLDQAVRNLIERNYLKKDQISQVTARNQARLLGLNKGVLQPGFDGDVIAVDDHLAVTHTIVGGRLVYRK from the coding sequence ATGAAAACAGTCGTATCCGGAATCCTGAACGACCAGAGACAACAGATCCTCATTGAAGACGGAATCATCACGAAAATCGGCCAACTGTCTGCTACCGATCTGGAAGGGGCGACACGCATCGAAACCGACGGATTCTTGTATCCGGGGTTTATCGACATTCATATCCACGGTGGTGGCGGCGCCGACACGATGGATGCGACGGAAGAAGCGTTTCGAGTCATCGCAAAGACCCATGCCGCACATGGTACGACGGGATTGTATTTAACCACGATCACGGAAAGCGTGGACCGAACCAATCGGGTGATGCGCGCTCTGAAACCGGGATTTCAGTCGGAAGGGGCGCAGTTGCTCGGTTTTCATTTGGAGGGACCGTTTATCAGCCCGCGCAAACTGGGTGCCCATCCCATCCAGCACATTTTGGAGCCTTCCGTTGTGCTCCTGGATGAGTGGATCCGCCTCTCCCAAGGGCAAGTGAAAGTGATGACCATCGCACCAGAACTCCCCGGTACGGAAGCGTTGATTCGCTATGCGAGGGAAAAAGGAATCATGGTTTCCATGGGGCACAGCGCGGCCACTTATGCAGAAGCGCAAAAAGGGAAAGAGTGGGGGGCACAAAGCATCACCCATCTCTTCAATGCGATGAACAGCCTGCATCACCGCGAACCTGGACTACTCGGCATGGGATTATCGGATGACCAAATCTATGTAGAATTGATTGCCGATTTTATGCATGTACACCCGGCTGTCATCAGGTCGATGATTCGGGCGACAGGGGTGGACCGCCTTCTGCTGATCACGGATGCGATCCGCGCGACATGCATGCCGGATGGAGAGTACGAACTTGGCGGGCAGATGGTACAGGTTCGCGAAGGGAAAGCGTCTCTTCATGACGGCACCCTCGCCGGCAGTACTTTGACATTGGATCAGGCGGTGAGAAACTTGATCGAGAGGAACTATCTGAAAAAAGATCAGATCTCACAGGTGACCGCGCGAAACCAAGCGCGCCTGTTAGGATTGAACAAAGGAGTCTTGCAACCGGGCTTTGATGGGGACGTCATCGCGGTGGATGACCATTTGGCTGTTACTCATACGATCGTCGGAGGACGTTTGGTGTATAGGAAGTAA
- a CDS encoding glycerate kinase, whose amino-acid sequence MKIVIAIDSFKRSLSALEACTAIEEGIARLSRIIR is encoded by the coding sequence GTGAAAATTGTTATTGCAATTGATTCCTTTAAAAGAAGCTTGAGCGCCCTGGAGGCTTGTACAGCGATTGAAGAAGGAATCGCCCGTTTGAGCCGAATCATCAGATAA
- a CDS encoding alpha-amylase family glycosyl hydrolase, whose translation MDCMRDQLNFVYGEEKGKRILEEIIDLLERFEGKGLHKPWVDEKDVVLITYGDQIKEEGKPHLQSLHEFLNQHLKDVISAVHILPFYPYSSDDGFSVIDYFKVNPELGTWNEIEALSGDFELMFDAVINHISARSDWFREYVQGNPEYKNFFIESDPNADYSTVTRPRALPLLTSFETKEGTKHIWTTFSEDQIDLNYKNEKVLLKIIEVLLFYVGKGARFIRLDAIGYLWKRLGTSCIHLEETHKIVQLFRNVLEIVAPGTIIITETNVPHKENISYFGNGYNEAHMVYQFPLPPLTLNALHTGNASHLLKWADSLEPISDRTTFFNFLASHDGIGVMPAKGILSEEEIQAMVKKVKDHGGYVSYKNNGDGTQSPYELNINYFDALSHPEDPEDLKVKRFIVSQSILLSLAGVPGIYIHSLLGSRNDQKGVEETGRYRSINREKLSRDKVEEELDQPSSLRHQVFNQYKVLLRKRRSEKVFHPNAEQRVLFLNDHVFSLLRTSLDGEEQIICLHNVSHEFQTVNIPLQDYGIKKGSSFMEIISEQQIHTVKNRIEVTLEPYQVMWIKAYLKRPQN comes from the coding sequence ATCGATTGCATGCGGGATCAATTAAATTTTGTCTATGGAGAAGAGAAAGGCAAGCGTATTTTAGAAGAGATCATAGACCTTTTGGAAAGATTCGAAGGAAAAGGCTTACATAAGCCATGGGTCGATGAGAAGGATGTGGTCTTGATCACCTATGGTGATCAAATCAAGGAAGAAGGAAAACCCCATCTGCAAAGCCTGCACGAATTTTTGAACCAACACCTGAAGGATGTCATATCCGCTGTTCACATTCTGCCATTTTACCCCTATTCCTCGGATGACGGCTTTTCAGTGATCGACTATTTTAAAGTAAATCCCGAATTAGGTACCTGGAATGAAATAGAAGCTTTATCTGGAGATTTTGAGCTGATGTTTGATGCCGTCATCAACCATATCTCCGCTCGAAGCGACTGGTTCCGTGAGTATGTACAGGGAAATCCAGAGTATAAAAATTTCTTCATAGAATCGGATCCGAATGCTGATTATTCGACTGTGACGAGGCCGAGAGCTTTACCGCTGCTCACCTCGTTTGAAACCAAGGAAGGAACTAAGCACATTTGGACCACCTTCAGCGAAGACCAGATTGATCTCAACTATAAAAATGAAAAGGTCTTGCTGAAAATAATTGAAGTTCTGTTATTCTACGTGGGTAAGGGAGCCAGATTCATCCGTTTAGATGCCATAGGCTATTTGTGGAAGCGGCTTGGCACCAGCTGTATCCACTTGGAGGAAACACACAAGATTGTCCAATTGTTCCGGAATGTACTGGAGATCGTGGCACCAGGAACGATCATCATCACGGAAACGAATGTGCCACACAAAGAGAATATCAGCTACTTTGGTAATGGATATAATGAAGCACACATGGTATATCAATTCCCGTTGCCGCCTTTAACCTTGAATGCCCTTCATACGGGGAATGCAAGTCATCTATTAAAATGGGCAGACTCCTTAGAACCCATTTCAGATCGGACAACCTTCTTTAACTTTCTGGCTTCCCACGATGGGATTGGGGTCATGCCGGCCAAGGGGATTTTATCGGAAGAAGAGATTCAGGCGATGGTGAAAAAGGTAAAAGATCATGGGGGTTATGTCTCCTATAAGAACAACGGGGATGGCACGCAAAGCCCTTATGAATTAAATATTAATTACTTCGATGCTTTGTCTCACCCAGAAGATCCAGAAGATCTGAAAGTGAAGAGATTTATCGTTTCCCAATCGATTCTCTTATCCTTAGCGGGAGTGCCGGGCATCTATATTCATAGTTTATTAGGTTCAAGAAATGACCAGAAGGGAGTAGAGGAAACAGGACGCTACAGAAGCATTAATCGCGAAAAATTAAGTCGGGATAAAGTGGAAGAAGAACTTGATCAACCTTCTTCTTTGCGTCATCAAGTATTTAACCAATACAAGGTTCTCCTGAGAAAACGTAGAAGCGAGAAGGTCTTTCACCCCAATGCGGAGCAAAGGGTTTTATTCCTCAATGACCATGTATTTTCACTGCTGCGTACCAGTTTGGATGGCGAAGAGCAAATCATCTGTCTGCATAATGTATCCCATGAATTCCAAACTGTAAACATCCCTCTTCAGGATTATGGAATTAAGAAAGGGTCGTCTTTTATGGAAATCATTTCTGAACAACAGATCCATACAGTGAAGAATCGGATCGAAGTCACGCTGGAACCTTATCAGGTGATGTGGATCAAAGCTTATTTGAAGAGACCACAAAACTAA
- a CDS encoding ROK family transcriptional regulator, with protein MKAFDVVKELNMKRVVEFVRKNDSVSRVEISEGLNIPQPTVTRIVEELLKGNILKEVGLGQSTGGRRRVLLTFNEKCYYAVGVELGRSSVKMALTDLNGKFLSFRMKGTSGRETIFQIVRYVKNSLEEMLKETGIDRSLVLGIGVGLPGPLNEIEGGYFISPPNFYSEKMITLRSILDETLDFPVMIDNDANVAALTEKWFGKGKHLKNFIYVLADVGIGSGIIVNGNLYRGLNGEAGEIGHSTVDLFGEKCSCGNYGCLETLVSIPKIEEAVQKKLKIAPEKERNIYGESIDSITFHEIVSALKNHSAIAQQTFEEAAQYLGVAISNLINFFAPEMVILGGGIGFVPYVLEVVKSTVATRVLSIGGKRIPIVSSEFRDGVVLGAAALVINDTFALSSLS; from the coding sequence ATGAAAGCGTTTGATGTCGTAAAAGAATTGAACATGAAAAGGGTCGTGGAGTTTGTCAGAAAAAATGACTCTGTATCCAGAGTGGAAATTTCCGAAGGGCTAAACATACCTCAGCCTACAGTGACAAGGATTGTAGAGGAGTTGTTAAAAGGGAATATATTGAAGGAGGTGGGACTGGGGCAGTCTACAGGTGGCAGACGACGGGTATTGTTAACCTTCAATGAGAAGTGCTATTACGCCGTGGGGGTGGAATTGGGAAGATCATCGGTCAAAATGGCATTAACAGATTTAAACGGCAAGTTCCTTTCATTTAGAATGAAAGGAACTAGCGGAAGAGAAACGATTTTTCAGATCGTTCGATATGTTAAAAACAGTTTAGAGGAGATGCTGAAAGAAACCGGGATAGACCGATCCCTTGTTTTGGGGATTGGGGTCGGCTTGCCCGGACCACTGAATGAAATTGAAGGCGGATATTTCATTTCTCCACCTAACTTTTACAGTGAAAAGATGATCACATTGCGATCGATTTTAGACGAAACTTTGGATTTTCCAGTCATGATTGATAACGATGCCAATGTCGCTGCCCTCACCGAAAAGTGGTTTGGAAAGGGAAAACATTTGAAAAATTTTATATATGTGCTCGCCGATGTGGGGATTGGGAGCGGAATTATTGTGAATGGGAATCTATATCGCGGTCTAAACGGAGAAGCAGGGGAAATCGGTCATTCTACCGTCGACTTGTTTGGCGAAAAATGCAGTTGTGGGAATTATGGTTGTCTGGAAACGTTAGTTTCCATTCCCAAAATCGAAGAGGCGGTTCAGAAGAAGCTGAAAATTGCTCCCGAAAAGGAGCGTAATATATATGGTGAATCTATAGATTCGATTACCTTTCATGAAATTGTAAGCGCTTTAAAAAATCATTCCGCGATTGCTCAACAAACGTTTGAAGAGGCGGCTCAATACCTAGGGGTAGCCATTTCCAACCTAATTAACTTTTTTGCGCCGGAAATGGTTATTTTGGGGGGAGGAATAGGTTTTGTTCCCTATGTTTTGGAAGTTGTTAAGTCTACGGTGGCTACACGCGTGTTGAGTATAGGCGGAAAAAGGATTCCAATCGTTTCCTCCGAGTTTAGAGATGGAGTAGTTCTGGGAGCAGCGGCTCTCGTGATTAACGATACCTTTGCCCTTTCTTCTCTTTCCTAG
- a CDS encoding MFS transporter: MSTNGKKTSSPSFMVGENYKWAIVAMLWVVSFFNYADRSAITAVMPKLKVEYGFTAAELGLLGTAFLWVYACSAPLAGFLGDRFKRKTIILGGLIFWSIITFVTPLAGSLGMFIFFRAMTGLGEASYYPAGTAMISDYHDRRTRTRALSLHQTAVFAGGIIGTTFAGYLADQYHWKYAFFLYGALGIVIAFVLWKMMKEPEKGMADQAEKVEKVPLSTVYKTPSAILLSIVFFGANFVTWALNTWMPTYLHDKYHMSLTMAAFAGTSALQLSSLSGVLIGGVIADLLVKRTILARFYILAAGLILAAPFVFISGQTMSVNVLIFSMIGAGFFKGIFDSSIYAAMHDVMTPAARSTAVGTMTAIGFAGGGLAPFIIGVYAPQLGLGMAMALTSILYVAVGGLLLIFRNVIKKDILKQSVKLPQGKAQVFNGAEAQRNSMGHS; this comes from the coding sequence ATGAGTACGAATGGCAAAAAGACGAGTAGTCCCTCATTCATGGTTGGCGAGAATTACAAATGGGCAATTGTCGCCATGCTTTGGGTCGTCTCTTTCTTTAACTATGCCGACCGCAGTGCAATCACGGCCGTTATGCCGAAATTGAAAGTGGAATACGGCTTTACGGCGGCGGAATTGGGATTATTGGGCACCGCTTTTCTTTGGGTCTATGCTTGTTCGGCTCCACTGGCGGGATTTTTGGGAGACCGGTTCAAACGAAAAACGATTATTTTGGGCGGCTTGATTTTCTGGAGTATCATCACCTTTGTTACGCCTTTGGCCGGTTCTTTAGGGATGTTTATCTTCTTTCGAGCGATGACCGGATTGGGGGAAGCCTCTTATTATCCGGCTGGAACAGCGATGATCAGTGATTATCATGATCGTAGGACACGGACGCGGGCTTTATCCTTGCATCAGACGGCTGTGTTCGCCGGGGGGATCATTGGAACGACATTTGCCGGTTATTTGGCGGATCAGTATCATTGGAAATATGCATTTTTCTTGTATGGGGCTTTAGGGATCGTAATCGCCTTTGTTCTTTGGAAGATGATGAAGGAACCGGAAAAAGGGATGGCGGATCAAGCGGAAAAGGTGGAAAAAGTGCCTTTGTCGACGGTTTATAAAACGCCTTCCGCGATTCTACTATCCATCGTTTTCTTCGGAGCGAACTTTGTCACTTGGGCTTTGAACACATGGATGCCAACTTATTTGCATGATAAGTATCACATGTCGCTTACGATGGCGGCCTTTGCGGGAACATCGGCACTGCAGTTGTCCAGTTTGTCAGGGGTATTGATTGGCGGCGTAATTGCGGATCTTTTGGTGAAACGGACGATTTTGGCCCGCTTCTACATATTAGCCGCCGGCTTGATCCTGGCTGCACCATTTGTCTTCATCAGTGGTCAAACGATGTCTGTAAACGTTTTAATCTTCAGTATGATTGGAGCTGGATTTTTCAAGGGGATCTTCGATTCCAGCATTTATGCGGCCATGCATGACGTGATGACGCCGGCAGCCCGTTCGACGGCTGTGGGTACGATGACCGCGATTGGTTTTGCGGGCGGCGGGTTAGCGCCTTTTATCATTGGTGTGTATGCTCCGCAATTAGGATTGGGGATGGCCATGGCTTTAACATCGATCTTGTATGTAGCAGTCGGGGGACTCCTTCTTATATTCCGGAATGTGATCAAGAAGGACATTTTAAAGCAATCCGTAAAACTGCCACAAGGTAAGGCCCAAGTGTTTAATGGCGCAGAGGCGCAAAGAAATTCTATGGGTCATTCTTAA
- a CDS encoding glycoside hydrolase family 125 protein, producing the protein MQTMNLSYSLFPLLSVMNQKPVDVGCGRLSASIGSDGLIRSINYYHPSQGFVTLAPIGQFPNDKWYDSAFVRQYRRRLISDQVDGFGFRWKGNLQKQKVYQAEKKFPFFYDRFGEIDVSSLFLAVEEKEKAFLIQRIEVKNGGDQTVRVPFEVGGTFSLNRCSYGQLTEAGPIPIPPLSNVMKVQQNHLLIMNAHLPATVDVYLFEEGEPLILSPMEKRADEPITYRHEAELHLKKGESRTIHIVYIAHTQVEGQPELHYSYVEELEAKAFQHGPRWKKHNGQENITKFLIERNVNYIVSCCSIPVSDEHVCVITDHQLLPLSWNRDAYYMMQLLLESEKNVNELFEVSYEWEWRNKIRQILRGHLLWMFEKAERPDRYWGRAYLTNGLCKDKVFQLDQQCYPLLELCDYHERFCDKETVQRLLPQVKDILNMMMEYKDDQKWIFRTGETPADDKVDYPYHFSSQVLVWHTLQQLATLNETFAFYEADLFEWADRVKQDCLDAFVTSHKDRELFAYLTDLKGNYQLYHDANDLPTVYAPIWGFCDRKDERWIHTMEFAFSPENKGGFYTGEFGGLGSVHTPHAWPLGDGQELLFSGLVEDSTRQDQVLCKLKQVVQWDGLFSEAIHEERGTVESRHWFSWPGAFISCVLLYLKEE; encoded by the coding sequence ATGCAAACGATGAACCTATCCTATTCCCTTTTTCCGCTGTTATCGGTCATGAATCAGAAGCCTGTTGACGTAGGATGTGGGCGGTTATCCGCCAGTATCGGATCTGATGGTTTGATTCGATCAATCAACTACTATCATCCGAGCCAGGGATTTGTGACCCTGGCTCCGATCGGACAGTTTCCTAATGATAAGTGGTATGATAGCGCATTTGTGCGTCAATATCGAAGACGGTTGATTTCAGATCAAGTGGACGGTTTTGGATTCAGATGGAAAGGGAATCTTCAAAAACAGAAAGTTTATCAGGCGGAGAAGAAATTCCCTTTTTTCTATGACCGGTTCGGAGAGATAGATGTCAGTTCCTTGTTTCTTGCCGTGGAGGAGAAAGAGAAAGCGTTTTTGATTCAGCGAATCGAAGTCAAAAATGGAGGTGATCAAACGGTTCGTGTACCGTTTGAGGTTGGCGGAACCTTTAGCTTAAACCGCTGTAGCTATGGTCAATTGACCGAAGCTGGGCCTATCCCGATCCCTCCGTTAAGTAATGTGATGAAAGTCCAGCAAAATCACCTTTTGATTATGAATGCCCATTTACCGGCAACGGTTGATGTGTATCTCTTTGAAGAAGGGGAACCGTTGATTCTTTCTCCCATGGAAAAAAGAGCGGATGAGCCGATTACATATCGGCATGAAGCTGAACTTCATCTTAAAAAAGGGGAAAGCCGTACGATTCATATCGTTTATATCGCTCATACTCAGGTAGAAGGCCAACCGGAGTTGCATTATTCTTACGTAGAAGAATTGGAAGCAAAAGCCTTCCAACACGGCCCGAGGTGGAAAAAACACAACGGCCAGGAAAACATAACGAAGTTTTTGATCGAACGAAATGTGAATTATATCGTTTCCTGCTGCTCCATACCTGTATCCGATGAACATGTCTGTGTGATCACGGATCATCAGTTACTTCCTTTATCGTGGAACCGGGATGCCTATTATATGATGCAGCTTTTGCTGGAATCGGAGAAAAACGTAAATGAGCTGTTTGAAGTTTCTTATGAATGGGAATGGAGAAATAAAATCCGGCAGATTCTTCGCGGGCATTTGCTCTGGATGTTTGAAAAAGCAGAACGGCCTGATCGATATTGGGGACGTGCCTATTTAACCAATGGGTTGTGTAAAGATAAAGTGTTTCAATTGGATCAACAGTGTTATCCCCTTCTTGAACTTTGTGATTATCATGAAAGATTCTGCGACAAAGAAACCGTTCAACGCCTACTTCCACAGGTGAAAGACATTTTGAATATGATGATGGAATATAAGGATGATCAGAAGTGGATCTTCCGGACCGGAGAAACCCCAGCTGATGATAAAGTGGATTATCCATATCACTTCTCCAGTCAGGTTCTTGTCTGGCATACTCTTCAGCAGCTTGCAACGTTAAATGAGACGTTTGCTTTTTATGAAGCGGATCTTTTCGAATGGGCGGATCGAGTGAAACAAGATTGCCTGGATGCCTTTGTGACATCCCATAAGGATCGGGAATTGTTTGCTTACCTTACAGATTTGAAGGGTAATTATCAACTCTATCATGACGCCAATGATTTGCCGACTGTTTATGCTCCAATCTGGGGATTTTGCGATCGGAAGGATGAAAGATGGATTCATACCATGGAGTTTGCCTTCAGCCCGGAAAATAAGGGTGGATTCTATACGGGAGAATTTGGAGGGCTTGGATCGGTTCATACGCCACATGCCTGGCCGTTAGGAGACGGGCAAGAGCTGCTTTTCAGCGGTTTGGTTGAGGACTCGACGCGGCAGGATCAGGTCCTGTGCAAGCTTAAACAAGTGGTTCAGTGGGATGGATTGTTTTCCGAAGCTATTCATGAAGAGAGAGGGACTGTCGAGTCTAGACATTGGTTTTCGTGGCCGGGAGCCTTCATCTCTTGTGTACTTTTATACTTGAAGGAGGAATAA
- a CDS encoding ROK family protein, which produces MYAIGIDIGGTKVAVGIVDAAGQLHSQTIIPTDLERSPREVIEEIIETVEQLIQQSHIPLEQLAGIGIGAPGPLDAKKGCITCPPNLPRWIHVPIVEWFKERFSFPVFLENDANAAALAEKWVGSAKESEHFIYLTISTGIGAGLYLDGKLFTGARGNAGDIGHMVIDPSYGKCTCGQKGCLEWIASGTAIARRGSEIMGTPLSTKEVFQLYQQGEPKIVPFIQEVFNAIGVGCVTLINLFDPEKIVIGGGVSEVGAPLFEAVQSYIHSYALNPDGCKTQVVPASLRQHAGVIGAAAVFFKKKGEK; this is translated from the coding sequence ATGTACGCCATAGGTATTGACATCGGAGGTACAAAAGTGGCTGTGGGAATTGTGGATGCGGCTGGTCAATTGCATTCCCAAACGATTATTCCTACCGATTTGGAACGTTCTCCCCGAGAAGTGATCGAGGAGATCATTGAAACGGTTGAACAACTTATCCAACAATCTCATATTCCCTTGGAACAATTGGCGGGGATTGGCATTGGCGCACCTGGCCCTTTAGATGCTAAAAAAGGCTGTATTACGTGTCCTCCCAATCTACCCCGTTGGATCCATGTCCCGATTGTAGAATGGTTCAAGGAACGATTTTCCTTTCCTGTGTTCCTCGAAAATGATGCGAATGCTGCGGCTTTGGCTGAAAAATGGGTGGGTTCGGCAAAGGAAAGCGAGCATTTTATCTATTTAACGATAAGCACAGGGATCGGAGCAGGACTCTATTTGGATGGGAAACTGTTCACCGGTGCACGGGGGAATGCCGGTGATATTGGACACATGGTCATTGATCCCTCTTATGGAAAATGTACTTGCGGGCAAAAAGGATGTCTGGAATGGATTGCGTCCGGAACAGCCATTGCCCGTCGCGGATCGGAAATCATGGGTACACCGTTATCGACTAAGGAGGTCTTCCAGCTTTATCAGCAGGGAGAACCGAAGATTGTGCCTTTTATTCAAGAGGTGTTTAACGCGATAGGAGTCGGATGTGTGACGCTCATCAACTTATTTGATCCGGAAAAAATTGTAATTGGAGGAGGGGTATCGGAAGTGGGGGCTCCACTGTTTGAAGCGGTGCAATCCTATATTCACAGCTATGCCCTGAATCCGGATGGTTGCAAAACCCAGGTGGTTCCCGCTTCCTTACGGCAACATGCGGGAGTGATTGGAGCAGCGGCTGTCTTCTTCAAGAAGAAAGGGGAAAAATAG
- a CDS encoding type I phosphomannose isomerase catalytic subunit, with the protein MFYPVKFAPIAHQRIWGGHKLKSLFGETRKEPIGEYWVLSGHPHATSMVTNGHFAGKSLVELTKEYPQAYLGNSPQNRFPLLIKFLEAEDDLSVQVHPHDQYAQEVEGDFGKTEAWYILDCRGGGLINYGHSFQNREEFLSAVKQKRIKDYLRYIEIKKDQFVFIPSQTLHALLAGTTLIEIQQTSDVTYRVYDWDRVDAQGKGRELHIEKAADVMRYGQDQIFQDCSTMQRILQKTRKIFHEQLATCPYFVIEKISIEDSCYSMKIGKKGNPDILIVAEGEGVLKTDGEYESLSLKQGDTVLIPSTMDTYEIHAISKIRLLRTYY; encoded by the coding sequence ATGTTCTATCCTGTTAAATTCGCCCCGATTGCTCACCAACGGATTTGGGGCGGGCACAAACTCAAGTCGCTCTTCGGCGAAACAAGAAAAGAACCGATTGGCGAGTATTGGGTGTTATCGGGTCATCCTCATGCCACAAGCATGGTTACGAATGGCCACTTTGCTGGTAAATCTCTGGTTGAACTAACTAAAGAATATCCGCAAGCTTATTTAGGAAATTCACCTCAAAACCGTTTTCCTCTCCTGATAAAATTTCTGGAAGCGGAAGATGATCTGTCAGTCCAGGTTCACCCACATGACCAATATGCCCAAGAAGTCGAAGGTGATTTTGGAAAAACAGAAGCATGGTATATATTGGATTGTCGGGGAGGGGGCCTAATCAATTATGGACACTCTTTTCAAAATCGGGAAGAGTTTCTCTCTGCGGTGAAACAAAAACGGATCAAAGACTATTTGCGTTATATAGAAATTAAAAAAGACCAATTCGTATTTATCCCTTCTCAAACCCTGCATGCCTTGCTTGCTGGAACAACTTTGATTGAGATTCAGCAAACATCCGATGTGACTTATCGCGTGTATGATTGGGATCGGGTCGATGCACAAGGAAAGGGACGGGAACTGCATATTGAAAAAGCGGCTGATGTTATGCGATATGGACAAGATCAAATTTTCCAAGATTGTTCTACCATGCAACGAATTTTACAAAAAACAAGAAAAATTTTCCATGAACAGTTGGCGACTTGTCCTTATTTTGTTATTGAAAAAATTTCGATCGAAGATTCTTGTTATTCGATGAAAATCGGTAAAAAAGGGAATCCTGATATTCTTATTGTTGCTGAGGGAGAAGGGGTTCTGAAGACAGACGGGGAGTACGAATCCCTTTCCTTGAAGCAGGGAGACACTGTATTAATTCCCAGCACGATGGACACGTATGAAATTCATGCGATATCTAAGATACGATTGTTGCGTACATATTATTAG
- the serC gene encoding 3-phosphoserine/phosphohydroxythreonine transaminase, translating to MLEELKRAKNFNAGPSALPLEVLQQAQQEIVDFKGTGMSIMEMSHRSKTYEDVHNEAQELLRELMGIPENYHILFLQGGASLQFSMIPMNFLQRGQAAGYVLTGSWSEKALKEAQLLGETFIAASTKEGNYRRIPSLDELQYDQNAAYLHITTNNTIFGTEWSEYPDTGNVPLIADMSSDILSRPIDVSKFALIYAGAQKNLGPSGVTLVIIRDDLVERGTQDIPTMLKYSTHAKNNSLYNTPPTFGIYMLGLVAKWVKQQGGVEAIYKRNLAKAQLIYDVIDASNGFYLGHAEKNSRSLMNITFRLKTEELEKKFLEESKQQGFVGLNGHRSVGGCRASTYNPVPVESCIALKEFMEEFQKKNG from the coding sequence ATGTTAGAGGAGTTAAAAAGAGCGAAAAATTTTAACGCTGGGCCTTCCGCATTGCCTCTCGAAGTCTTGCAACAAGCGCAACAAGAGATCGTAGACTTCAAAGGTACGGGCATGTCGATCATGGAAATGAGCCATCGCAGCAAAACATACGAAGACGTGCACAATGAAGCCCAGGAGCTATTGAGAGAACTGATGGGAATACCCGAAAATTATCACATCCTTTTCCTGCAAGGCGGCGCCAGCTTGCAGTTTAGTATGATCCCCATGAACTTTTTACAGCGAGGACAGGCTGCCGGTTATGTATTGACGGGCAGCTGGTCTGAAAAAGCGCTGAAAGAAGCGCAACTTCTCGGGGAAACATTCATCGCCGCTTCGACCAAAGAAGGCAACTACCGTCGCATCCCCTCTTTGGATGAGCTGCAATATGACCAGAATGCCGCTTATCTGCATATCACGACAAACAACACGATCTTCGGGACGGAATGGTCAGAGTATCCAGACACCGGAAATGTTCCGTTGATCGCCGACATGTCCAGTGATATCCTTTCGAGACCGATTGACGTAAGCAAATTTGCGTTGATTTATGCCGGCGCGCAAAAAAATTTGGGGCCTTCAGGGGTTACTCTGGTGATCATCCGCGATGACCTCGTGGAAAGAGGCACGCAAGACATTCCGACGATGTTAAAATACAGCACTCATGCGAAAAATAATTCCCTTTACAATACACCGCCGACATTCGGGATCTATATGTTGGGGCTCGTCGCAAAGTGGGTGAAACAACAAGGCGGTGTTGAAGCGATTTATAAACGAAATTTGGCAAAAGCTCAATTGATCTATGACGTCATTGATGCGAGCAACGGGTTCTACCTGGGGCATGCGGAAAAGAACAGCCGTTCTTTAATGAATATCACCTTCCGCTTGAAAACGGAGGAACTAGAAAAGAAATTCCTGGAAGAGTCGAAGCAACAAGGATTTGTCGGCTTGAACGGTCACCGCTCCGTCGGCGGTTGCCGCGCTTCTACCTATAATCCCGTACCAGTGGAAAGTTGCATCGCTTTAAAAGAATTCATGGAAGAATTCCAGAAAAAAAACGGATAA